A genome region from Methylobacterium sp. FF17 includes the following:
- a CDS encoding Y-family DNA polymerase, which produces MSRAIALIDGNSFYCSCERVFDPKLARVPVIVLSNNDGCAIARTAEAKALGIKMGDPFFKIREQCRRDGVRVFSSNYTLYGDMSARTNAVYRDFSPAVEIYSIDESFLDLSDVRDRDRMTLARDLCATVRAWTGIPTCVGIGPTKTLAKLANHIAKTIPDCDGVCDLTDPVAYDHWLCRISVAEVWGIGRASLAKLMGLGVDTVADLRDLDPRPVRKAMTVVGERIIYELRGLACLPLELMPAQRKGCAVTRSFSRRITERETLEQAVAAHATRLGEKLRRGGLGTTHVSVFYHTSEHDRGDPMRSVSTTVTLPEATNDTLALIKAAQAGVARTWREAPGGKPWRYSKAGVVTTDLMTLDMAPRALIGQLDRERSAPLMAAMDACNARFGRGSVVPARAGLTEKRTWSTKFEMRSPRYTTQVSELPTAHA; this is translated from the coding sequence ATGAGCCGGGCCATCGCGCTGATCGACGGCAACAGCTTCTATTGCTCCTGCGAGCGCGTGTTCGATCCCAAGCTCGCCCGCGTGCCGGTCATCGTGCTCTCGAACAATGACGGCTGCGCCATCGCCCGCACGGCCGAGGCCAAGGCGCTCGGGATCAAGATGGGTGATCCCTTCTTCAAGATCCGCGAGCAATGCCGGCGCGACGGCGTGCGGGTGTTCTCCTCGAACTACACCCTCTACGGCGACATGAGCGCCCGCACGAACGCGGTCTACCGCGACTTCTCACCGGCCGTGGAGATCTACTCCATCGACGAGAGCTTCCTGGATCTCTCGGACGTGCGCGATCGGGACCGGATGACCCTGGCCCGGGATCTCTGCGCCACGGTGCGGGCCTGGACCGGCATTCCGACCTGTGTGGGCATCGGCCCAACGAAGACGCTGGCCAAGCTCGCCAACCACATCGCCAAGACGATCCCGGACTGCGACGGGGTGTGCGACCTGACCGATCCGGTGGCCTACGATCACTGGCTCTGCCGGATCTCGGTGGCCGAGGTCTGGGGCATCGGCCGGGCCTCGCTCGCCAAGCTGATGGGGCTCGGCGTCGACACGGTAGCGGATCTGCGCGACCTCGACCCTCGGCCTGTCCGAAAGGCCATGACGGTGGTGGGTGAACGCATCATCTACGAGTTGCGCGGGCTCGCCTGCCTGCCGCTCGAACTGATGCCAGCCCAGCGCAAGGGCTGCGCCGTCACCCGCTCGTTCTCCCGGCGCATCACCGAACGCGAGACGCTGGAGCAGGCGGTGGCCGCCCACGCGACGCGGCTCGGCGAGAAGCTCCGGCGCGGCGGGCTCGGCACCACGCATGTCTCGGTCTTCTACCACACGAGCGAGCACGACCGCGGCGACCCGATGCGCTCGGTCTCGACCACCGTAACGCTGCCGGAAGCCACGAACGACACGCTGGCGCTCATCAAGGCGGCGCAGGCGGGCGTGGCACGCACCTGGCGCGAGGCGCCGGGCGGCAAGCCCTGGCGCTACAGCAAGGCCGGTGTGGTCACCACCGACCTGATGACGCTCGACATGGCGCCGCGAGCACTGATCGGGCAGCTCGACCGGGAGCGCAGTGCGCCGCTCATGGCGGCCATGGACGCCTGCAACGCGCGCTTCGGCCGGGGCTCCGTCGTGCCGGCCCGGGCCGGGCTCACCGAGAAGCGCACCTGGTCCACGAAGTTCGAGATGCGCAGCCCACGCTACACGACGCAGGTCAGCGAGCTACCGACGGCACACGCTTGA
- a CDS encoding LexA family protein: protein MGLYRVDELAKAGDSLVRIPIQGATLCAGFPSPADDFLEGALELPRWLAPNPPATFAWNISGDSMRGAGIFDRDLAVADRSLKPGNRSVVVAIVDGTMSVKRLHVEGNVMRLAFDNPDLPAFAVDDFAEGEIWGVIRFSIRWHVARAGLVR from the coding sequence GTGGGCCTCTATCGGGTCGACGAACTCGCGAAAGCTGGGGACAGCCTCGTCCGCATCCCGATCCAGGGGGCCACGCTCTGCGCAGGCTTTCCATCGCCAGCCGACGACTTTCTTGAGGGCGCGCTGGAGCTGCCGCGCTGGCTCGCGCCGAACCCGCCCGCAACCTTCGCTTGGAACATCTCGGGCGACAGCATGCGCGGCGCCGGCATCTTCGACCGGGATCTCGCCGTGGCCGACCGCAGCCTAAAGCCTGGCAACCGTAGCGTGGTGGTGGCGATCGTCGACGGGACGATGAGCGTGAAGCGGCTCCATGTCGAGGGCAACGTCATGCGCCTCGCTTTCGACAATCCTGACCTGCCGGCCTTCGCGGTCGACGATTTCGCCGAGGGTGAGATCTGGGGCGTGATCCGCTTCTCCATCCGCTGGCACGTGGCGCGCGCCGGACTGGTGCGATGA
- a CDS encoding lysozyme: MSPFLAALCGLFLLQGCPEMDLSPIGREALEMREGCRLKAYKDSVGVWTIGCGITTASGLIKVTPGLRITEAQADALNARAFTKYAGYVRAAIGDKPIAQHQFDAFVSIVFNIGPGGFQGSTFLRKFMAGDPKGCADTILMWKKPAEIIPRRQAEADQFLTPYAKALPKARRTDRTPIAAPVLVKPTALPGPDPLAPMTSGSAVVSGETGSGATKPPLVSTKPAVSATKAPASATQPAPTGGLVRSGAQATGSATRGLLNSLFAGIHNALARKV, from the coding sequence GTGTCGCCCTTCCTGGCCGCCCTGTGCGGCCTTTTCCTTTTGCAGGGATGCCCTGAGATGGATCTCTCCCCGATCGGCCGCGAGGCCCTGGAGATGCGCGAAGGCTGCCGCCTGAAAGCCTACAAGGACAGCGTCGGCGTGTGGACGATCGGCTGCGGAATCACCACCGCGTCCGGGCTGATTAAGGTGACCCCGGGTCTCCGGATCACGGAAGCGCAGGCGGACGCCCTCAACGCCCGCGCCTTCACGAAGTATGCCGGATACGTACGAGCCGCGATCGGCGATAAGCCCATCGCGCAGCACCAGTTCGACGCCTTCGTGTCGATCGTCTTCAACATCGGCCCGGGGGGGTTCCAGGGCTCGACCTTCCTGCGCAAGTTCATGGCCGGCGACCCCAAGGGCTGCGCCGACACCATCCTGATGTGGAAGAAGCCGGCCGAGATCATCCCCCGCCGGCAGGCCGAGGCTGACCAGTTCCTCACCCCCTATGCCAAGGCGCTGCCGAAGGCGCGGCGCACGGATCGCACGCCGATCGCGGCGCCGGTGTTGGTCAAGCCAACCGCATTGCCTGGGCCCGATCCGCTGGCGCCGATGACAAGCGGATCGGCCGTTGTGTCAGGCGAAACGGGCTCCGGGGCAACGAAACCGCCCCTTGTGTCAACCAAACCGGCCGTTTCGGCAACGAAAGCCCCCGCTTCGGCAACTCAGCCCGCCCCCACCGGCGGGCTTGTTCGTTCCGGGGCCCAGGCCACCGGCAGCGCCACGCGCGGGCTCCTGAACAGCCTCTTCGCCGGCATCCACAACGCCCTGGCTCGGAAGGTCTGA
- a CDS encoding LamG-like jellyroll fold domain-containing protein → MAGTVSRGTGTSPDLTGVNLGYTDVERAAWPAFASSAAAKRSLWIEASQERFYRKGAAFDPPAQFKLLDRAGGRIFAPEPVRNRHPYIVTDSITKRPVWTFGAGGVAPNVLDTDFNGVLSCPSVLDIAGAETNNLPLFAPSTGYSLAFKTRIPTRNTSVNGLTFTSVGGAILGAGNTDSPNSAFSAQIDGGGGYLRVYNQQSVQAGNQYAYRDLDFRDGVWHTYIVTFDQAAGEFRIFVDGAEAPKISGCTTDILAAMGGDKPVIGGTGLFPGGISPRFFGFMAFLAYIPGPVLNNATSRAAMLALMATR, encoded by the coding sequence ATGGCTGGCACCGTTTCCCGCGGCACCGGAACGTCCCCGGATCTGACCGGGGTGAACCTCGGCTACACCGATGTCGAACGCGCGGCCTGGCCGGCTTTCGCCTCCTCCGCTGCCGCGAAGCGCAGTCTCTGGATTGAGGCCAGCCAGGAGCGCTTCTACCGGAAGGGTGCGGCCTTCGATCCGCCGGCGCAGTTCAAGCTTCTGGACCGGGCCGGCGGGCGCATCTTCGCGCCCGAGCCGGTGCGCAATCGGCATCCCTACATCGTCACCGACAGCATCACGAAGCGGCCCGTCTGGACCTTCGGCGCGGGCGGCGTGGCGCCGAACGTCTTGGACACCGACTTCAACGGGGTCCTGTCCTGCCCCTCGGTGCTCGATATCGCCGGCGCCGAAACGAACAACCTGCCGCTGTTCGCGCCCAGCACCGGATACTCGCTGGCCTTCAAGACCCGCATCCCGACGCGCAACACGAGCGTCAACGGCTTGACCTTCACGAGCGTAGGCGGAGCCATCCTCGGCGCGGGCAACACCGACAGCCCGAACAGCGCCTTCAGCGCGCAGATCGACGGCGGGGGCGGCTACCTGCGGGTCTACAATCAGCAGAGTGTCCAGGCGGGCAACCAGTATGCCTACCGCGATCTCGATTTCCGCGACGGCGTCTGGCACACGTACATCGTCACCTTCGACCAGGCGGCGGGCGAATTCCGGATCTTCGTCGATGGCGCGGAGGCCCCGAAGATCTCCGGTTGCACCACCGACATCCTGGCGGCGATGGGCGGCGACAAGCCCGTGATTGGCGGGACGGGCCTGTTCCCGGGCGGCATCAGCCCTCGCTTCTTCGGCTTCATGGCCTTCCTCGCGTACATCCCCGGCCCCGTGCTCAACAACGCGACCTCCCGTGCCGCGATGCTCGCCCTGATGGCGACGCGCTAA
- a CDS encoding phage tail protein produces MTGLIHFSPDAASNDVAAPPILWVEGQPAGTVNNSSREMMAALARWHSDTEGGLSATLTAPGTVRAATAQVFTPADFSESFSVTIQLTGGENTGPATLNLDGTGDKPIRRPGNIELGPGDLQSGVPYHLLWLPNLLVYTVVWPHIGRPGAIGMFGAEGSIPPGWVPCDGRSLSRSAYASLFFFIGGTYGLPDANTFRVPDLRGRAPFGTDGGTNRLTGAGGLGGGLGNSGGTETVALTEAQLASHGHNGSTGSAGGHDHGGATGQSGQHSHGGGTGQAGSHTHSGTTDGGGGHSHSGATDSAGAHAHGVQYLRGATYRTDGGSGAVNALNAGDAAATNTTGITDSNGAHGHSLTINAAPNHQHSFTTGQADAHTHAISPDGQHAHGIASVGDHAHSLSISASGGGQGHPNMPPGLVVAFAIKA; encoded by the coding sequence ATGACAGGCCTGATCCACTTCTCGCCGGACGCCGCGTCGAACGATGTGGCGGCCCCGCCCATTCTTTGGGTCGAGGGACAGCCCGCCGGCACCGTGAACAACTCGTCTCGCGAAATGATGGCCGCGCTCGCGCGGTGGCACTCGGACACGGAAGGCGGTCTCTCGGCGACGCTCACAGCCCCCGGAACCGTCCGGGCCGCCACCGCCCAGGTCTTCACGCCTGCCGACTTCTCGGAATCCTTCTCCGTCACCATCCAGTTGACCGGCGGGGAGAACACAGGGCCGGCGACCCTCAATCTGGACGGCACCGGCGACAAGCCGATCCGGCGGCCGGGCAACATCGAGCTCGGGCCCGGCGACCTGCAATCGGGCGTGCCGTACCATCTGCTCTGGCTGCCCAACCTGTTGGTCTACACGGTGGTCTGGCCGCACATCGGCCGCCCCGGCGCGATCGGCATGTTCGGTGCCGAAGGGTCGATCCCGCCTGGATGGGTGCCCTGCGATGGACGCTCCCTCTCGCGGTCAGCCTACGCCAGCCTGTTCTTCTTCATCGGCGGCACCTACGGCCTGCCTGACGCCAACACGTTCCGCGTCCCCGACCTGCGCGGGCGCGCCCCGTTCGGAACGGACGGGGGGACCAACCGCCTGACCGGCGCGGGCGGCCTCGGCGGTGGTCTGGGCAACTCGGGCGGCACCGAGACCGTGGCACTGACCGAGGCGCAGCTTGCCTCGCACGGCCACAACGGCTCGACCGGAAGCGCGGGCGGGCACGACCACGGCGGCGCGACGGGGCAGTCCGGGCAGCACAGCCACGGCGGTGGCACAGGCCAGGCCGGAAGCCATACGCACTCCGGAACGACCGACGGGGGCGGTGGGCACTCGCACAGCGGCGCGACGGATAGTGCCGGCGCCCACGCGCACGGCGTCCAATACCTGCGCGGCGCCACGTATCGCACGGATGGTGGCTCCGGGGCGGTCAACGCCCTGAACGCGGGCGACGCAGCCGCCACGAACACCACCGGCATCACGGATTCCAACGGCGCGCACGGACACAGCCTCACGATCAACGCTGCCCCGAACCACCAGCACAGCTTCACCACCGGCCAAGCCGACGCGCACACGCACGCGATCTCGCCGGATGGCCAGCATGCTCATGGCATCGCCAGCGTCGGCGACCACGCGCACTCGCTGAGCATCAGCGCGTCCGGCGGCGGCCAGGGCCACCCGAACATGCCGCCCGGCCTCGTCGTGGCCTTCGCCATCAAGGCCTGA
- a CDS encoding PAS domain-containing protein, which yields MTLVREVIPALKAAGFVGIWNTNAVAGRTILDDGAAELLAGNVSLAGQPIPLEAALGATHPDDRAWLFERVRRVRQTGGPFSAEFRVINSAGDVRWVLNRGVLKHDSTGTMHGLGAYIDTTDSHRPPFVSAASLHGGMDDPLEAAADHCLRAHAELKTVGDTYLRLRAEMLLTGIGQALARRGN from the coding sequence ATGACGTTAGTTAGAGAGGTAATTCCCGCCTTAAAGGCAGCGGGCTTCGTTGGTATTTGGAATACTAACGCGGTCGCGGGCCGGACGATCCTTGATGACGGCGCAGCAGAACTCTTAGCTGGCAACGTAAGCCTCGCGGGCCAACCTATTCCGCTCGAGGCGGCTCTCGGAGCGACACATCCCGACGATCGTGCCTGGCTTTTCGAACGTGTCCGCCGGGTACGCCAAACGGGCGGGCCTTTCTCAGCTGAATTCCGAGTAATCAATTCGGCCGGTGATGTTCGTTGGGTCCTTAATCGCGGCGTGCTCAAGCACGACAGCACGGGTACAATGCACGGCTTGGGAGCCTACATAGACACCACTGATAGCCACCGGCCACCCTTCGTTTCAGCCGCGTCTCTCCATGGGGGTATGGATGACCCGCTGGAGGCTGCTGCCGATCACTGCCTCAGGGCTCACGCTGAGCTTAAGACGGTTGGGGACACTTATCTGCGCCTTCGGGCTGAGATGCTGCTAACGGGTATCGGACAGGCTCTGGCACGGCGTGGAAATTAG
- a CDS encoding DUF6894 family protein, with amino-acid sequence MPRYFFDIHGLHHDRDDDGVDLADIQTAAKQAKRLIPQIAMREIPNDGERQVITVLVTDEDGHPVYSAAMTFVGLWLIR; translated from the coding sequence ATGCCCCGCTATTTCTTCGACATTCATGGCCTTCACCACGATCGCGACGATGACGGTGTGGATCTCGCTGACATTCAAACCGCCGCGAAGCAGGCGAAGCGGCTGATCCCACAGATTGCGATGCGCGAGATACCCAACGATGGCGAGCGTCAAGTTATAACGGTCCTAGTTACGGATGAGGATGGTCATCCCGTTTACTCGGCTGCTATGACATTCGTTGGCTTATGGCTGATTAGATAA
- a CDS encoding amino acid transporter protein, giving the protein MSDSADLKTKLVANERAKLSATYLNGLAVAVFAVGGLAPVFSTSFSSAPLGVPLWVVTWSASICWIVSVVLHLVARRFLRELEP; this is encoded by the coding sequence ATGAGCGACAGTGCCGACCTGAAAACGAAGCTCGTCGCGAACGAGCGCGCGAAGCTCAGCGCGACCTACCTGAACGGTCTGGCCGTGGCGGTCTTCGCGGTGGGTGGCCTAGCCCCCGTGTTCTCAACCTCGTTCTCCTCCGCGCCGCTCGGCGTCCCGCTCTGGGTCGTCACCTGGAGCGCCTCCATTTGCTGGATCGTCAGTGTCGTCCTACATCTGGTGGCGAGGCGCTTTCTCAGGGAGCTTGAGCCGTGA
- a CDS encoding phage adaptor protein → MAAPITDFSSLRTAFEEYLARPDLTEYLPFFLQVTEAWLNRKLRTREMQATAGVLPVVGGYSLPTDYLEWIGAIYANPTIRTPLSLRFVEADSPEFRYRHRPNGDPQYFTVLGDQLQTRSTKAGTVTLTYYRQIPALTEAAPTNWLIQKAPELYLYGTLAEAYRFQKDEARSTEWASQAAAFLMGLMGQGDAQKVASRPNRVAENAGEANARNAVG, encoded by the coding sequence ATGGCCGCCCCGATCACCGATTTCTCCAGCCTGCGGACCGCGTTCGAGGAGTACCTCGCGCGACCCGACCTGACCGAGTACCTGCCGTTCTTCCTCCAGGTCACGGAGGCTTGGCTGAACCGCAAGCTGCGGACCCGGGAGATGCAGGCCACGGCGGGCGTACTGCCGGTCGTGGGCGGCTACTCGCTGCCGACCGACTATCTCGAATGGATCGGCGCGATCTATGCGAACCCGACGATCCGGACGCCGCTGAGCCTGCGCTTCGTCGAGGCCGATTCCCCGGAGTTCCGCTACCGGCACCGGCCCAACGGCGACCCGCAGTACTTCACGGTGCTGGGCGATCAGCTCCAGACCCGCTCCACCAAGGCCGGGACGGTCACGCTGACCTATTATCGGCAGATCCCGGCCCTGACCGAGGCCGCGCCGACGAACTGGCTGATCCAGAAGGCGCCCGAGCTCTACCTCTACGGCACGCTCGCGGAGGCCTACCGCTTCCAGAAGGACGAGGCCCGGTCCACCGAGTGGGCGAGCCAGGCCGCCGCGTTCCTGATGGGGCTGATGGGCCAGGGCGACGCGCAGAAGGTCGCCAGCCGGCCGAACCGCGTCGCTGAGAACGCGGGCGAGGCAAACGCACGTAACGCGGTGGGCTGA
- a CDS encoding phage adaptor protein, with product MPNAQGKPTLGDLLDEIADDIERADLDRQIAVAVDRAIRHHQPERFTFNERILTFQTIPGADVYGGGDASEIPGLLAIDSVMRIEGEQSYPLKRIAETAIERLDDPGSATQPCAYSYFDRSIRLWPMPSGAWTIRLAAHIELPAPKDRDDTSAWVDEASDLIAARAKRHLGLNVLRDPALAQAQGLLADEAFRSLRGRANRIASSGQIRAYHL from the coding sequence ATGCCGAACGCGCAAGGGAAGCCGACGCTCGGCGACCTCCTCGACGAGATCGCGGACGACATCGAGCGGGCGGACCTGGACCGACAGATCGCGGTCGCGGTTGACCGGGCGATCCGGCACCACCAGCCGGAGCGGTTCACGTTCAACGAGCGGATCCTGACTTTTCAGACCATCCCGGGCGCCGACGTGTACGGCGGCGGGGATGCGTCCGAGATCCCGGGGTTGCTGGCCATCGACAGCGTCATGCGCATCGAGGGGGAGCAATCCTATCCGCTGAAGCGCATCGCCGAGACTGCGATCGAGCGCCTCGACGATCCGGGCAGCGCCACGCAGCCCTGCGCCTATTCCTACTTCGACCGGTCCATCCGACTATGGCCCATGCCCTCCGGGGCCTGGACCATCCGGCTCGCCGCGCACATCGAACTGCCCGCGCCGAAGGATCGAGACGACACCTCCGCGTGGGTGGACGAGGCCTCCGACCTCATCGCGGCCCGAGCCAAGCGGCACCTCGGCCTCAACGTGCTGCGCGACCCGGCCCTTGCCCAGGCGCAGGGCCTGCTCGCGGACGAGGCCTTCCGGTCCCTCCGGGGCCGCGCCAACCGCATCGCCTCGTCCGGACAGATCCGGGCCTATCACCTCTGA
- a CDS encoding N4-gp56 family major capsid protein, whose protein sequence is MSVTSYGLNDALAVKLWSKKLATEATKALDIAPLFGEGDKSVIQVKTELKKGVGDKVTFGLRMQLSGNGFTSSDRAEGNGEQLTTNSDAIVIEELGNVVGIRSKNTIDAQRVNFDLREQARAGLADWFQLRTSVSFFNHACGFTPANFVQVDGSGGVKFTANNAVTAATRVVRPNARTNDGAIVAGDIFSLDLIDSAVEIAKTGGNAGDVKMRPVSVEGMGEMWVMYLHPTQVTQLRRGTAAGQWLDIQKAAMQGGEVTKNPIFTGALGVYNNVVLRESQQVTMGVAPDGKTILPNVRRAVLMGAQAATAAFGKDGGTEKYRWNEELYDHKRELEVSAWAIWGLKKTTYNGRDFAVIVVSTYAVNAG, encoded by the coding sequence ATGTCCGTCACCTCCTATGGGCTCAACGACGCCCTCGCCGTGAAGCTGTGGTCGAAGAAGCTCGCCACGGAAGCCACCAAGGCCCTCGACATCGCTCCCCTGTTCGGTGAGGGCGACAAGTCCGTGATCCAGGTCAAGACCGAGCTCAAGAAGGGCGTCGGCGACAAGGTCACCTTCGGCCTGCGCATGCAGCTGTCCGGCAACGGCTTCACCTCCTCGGACCGCGCCGAGGGCAACGGTGAGCAGCTGACCACGAACTCCGATGCGATCGTGATCGAGGAGCTCGGCAACGTCGTCGGCATCCGTTCGAAGAACACGATCGACGCCCAGCGCGTGAACTTCGACCTGCGTGAGCAGGCCCGCGCCGGCCTCGCCGACTGGTTCCAGCTCCGCACCTCGGTGTCGTTCTTCAACCACGCCTGCGGCTTCACCCCGGCCAACTTCGTTCAGGTGGACGGCTCGGGTGGCGTGAAGTTCACCGCCAACAATGCGGTGACCGCCGCGACCCGCGTCGTGCGCCCGAACGCCCGCACCAACGACGGCGCCATCGTTGCCGGCGACATCTTCTCCCTCGATCTCATCGACTCGGCGGTGGAGATCGCAAAGACCGGCGGCAACGCCGGCGACGTGAAGATGCGCCCCGTCAGCGTCGAGGGCATGGGCGAGATGTGGGTCATGTACCTGCACCCGACCCAGGTCACGCAGCTGCGCCGCGGCACCGCCGCCGGCCAGTGGCTCGACATCCAGAAGGCCGCGATGCAGGGCGGCGAGGTCACCAAGAACCCGATCTTCACCGGGGCGCTCGGCGTCTACAACAACGTGGTGCTGCGCGAGTCCCAGCAGGTCACGATGGGCGTGGCGCCCGACGGCAAGACGATCCTCCCCAACGTCCGCCGCGCCGTCCTCATGGGCGCGCAGGCCGCCACGGCTGCCTTCGGTAAGGACGGCGGCACCGAGAAGTACCGCTGGAACGAGGAGCTGTACGACCACAAGCGCGAACTCGAGGTCTCCGCCTGGGCGATCTGGGGTCTGAAGAAGACGACCTATAACGGTCGCGACTTCGCGGTGATCGTCGTCTCGACCTACGCCGTCAACGCTGGCTGA
- a CDS encoding glycoside hydrolase family 26 protein produces MFDEIAFLTERKAEAEALAAQLGARLAALTAPPPVVAAPAVPARLRRFGVFAPFQAGPGRLPAYVQWLGRNPGFISDNANETNDWLNAMSSWQDLIWKYGATPATIVLGLPILPRNNAGQFKQANAGAFDANLRKMAEAAKPMLDRTVGGTVYTIYIRPGWEFNGNWMPWFAGTPADFIAYWRRIVGIFRAVDPRFQFVWCSTLGQMHMDTFAAYPGDDVVDVICTDVYDEAWDVQHRTDVALRWKDKFLNGKFGLTAFADFAAKHSKPRAFTEWGLRNLFPPKDYASGGDNPYFIEQMAAQFDALGDRLAFQCYFERSDQRSSLSAGKSLPDGNGGWTPTPTLFPKGAARYRELFGAQAA; encoded by the coding sequence ATGTTCGACGAGATTGCATTTCTGACCGAACGGAAGGCGGAAGCCGAGGCGCTGGCGGCGCAACTCGGCGCTCGCCTTGCCGCTCTGACCGCGCCACCGCCCGTGGTCGCCGCTCCCGCCGTGCCCGCCCGTCTCCGTCGCTTTGGTGTGTTCGCGCCGTTCCAGGCCGGGCCAGGTCGGCTTCCCGCCTACGTGCAGTGGCTCGGCCGTAACCCCGGCTTCATCTCCGACAACGCCAATGAAACGAACGACTGGCTCAACGCCATGTCGAGCTGGCAGGACTTGATCTGGAAGTACGGGGCAACGCCGGCGACCATCGTGCTCGGCCTGCCGATCCTGCCGCGCAACAACGCGGGCCAGTTCAAGCAAGCCAACGCAGGAGCCTTCGACGCCAACCTGCGCAAGATGGCGGAGGCGGCCAAGCCCATGCTCGATCGCACGGTGGGCGGCACGGTCTACACGATCTACATCCGGCCGGGCTGGGAGTTCAACGGCAATTGGATGCCGTGGTTCGCGGGCACCCCCGCCGACTTCATCGCGTACTGGCGCCGCATCGTCGGCATCTTCCGGGCGGTCGACCCTCGGTTCCAGTTCGTATGGTGCTCAACGCTCGGGCAGATGCACATGGACACGTTCGCCGCCTACCCGGGCGATGACGTGGTCGATGTCATCTGCACCGACGTCTACGATGAAGCCTGGGATGTCCAGCACCGCACCGACGTGGCGTTGAGATGGAAGGACAAGTTCCTGAACGGCAAGTTCGGCCTGACCGCCTTCGCCGACTTCGCGGCCAAGCACAGCAAGCCGCGAGCATTCACGGAGTGGGGCCTGCGCAACCTGTTCCCGCCGAAGGACTACGCATCCGGTGGCGACAATCCCTACTTCATCGAGCAGATGGCGGCGCAGTTCGACGCGCTTGGAGATCGACTGGCGTTCCAGTGCTACTTCGAGCGCTCCGATCAGCGCTCCTCCCTATCCGCCGGCAAGTCGCTCCCGGACGGCAATGGGGGCTGGACGCCCACGCCGACGCTGTTCCCGAAGGGCGCCGCTCGCTACCGCGAGCTGTTCGGCGCGCAGGCGGCTTGA